In Neoarius graeffei isolate fNeoGra1 chromosome 9, fNeoGra1.pri, whole genome shotgun sequence, one genomic interval encodes:
- the upp2 gene encoding uridine phosphorylase 2, protein MAVMAPILHSEYIEQEQYVKNPHLGNMDEDILYHFNLSTKTHNLPAMFGDIKFVCVGGSGNRMRSFAQFIHQQLDLPGNVDDIRDICEGTDRYSMYKVGPVLSISHGMGVPSISIMLHELIKLLYHAHCRDVMLFRIGTSGGIGLAPGTVVITDKAVDSFFRPQFEQVVLGKVITRSTELDEGMAQELLQCSTELPNFPTIIGNTMCTHDFYEGQGRLDGALCSFSTEEKLEYLTRAHEAGIKNIEMESTVFAAMCRVCNLKAAVICVTLLNRLEGDQISTPHDVLVEYQQRPQYLVAHFIKKHLALI, encoded by the exons ATGGCAGTCATGGCTCCAATTTTACACAGTGAATATATAGA ACAGGAGCAGTACGTTAAAAACCCTCACCTGGGCAACATGGACGAGGACATCCTCTACCACTTTAACCTGAGCACCAAGACCCACAACCTGCCTGCCATGTTCGGAGACATCAAG TTCGTGTGTGTGGGAGGCAGCGGCAACAGAATGAGATCTTTTGCTCAGTTCATCCATCAGCAGCTGGACCTCCCAGGGAACGTTGATGATATCAGGGATATCTGTGAGGGGACTGACCGCTACTCCATGTACAAAGTGGGGCCTGTGCTTTCCATCAGT CATGGTATGGGTGTGCCATCCATCTCCATAATGCTGCATGAACTCATCAAGCTCCTGTACCACGCCCACTGCCGTGATGTCATGCTGTTTCGCATCGGTACCTCAGGAGGCATTG GTCTTGCTCCTGGCACAGTGGTGATCACTGATAAAGCGGTGGACTCTTTCTTCAGGCCGCAGTTTGAGCAGGTGGTTCTGGGTAAAGTGATCACCAGGAGCACTGAGCTGGATGAAGGCATGGCACAAGAGCTCCTGCAGTGCTCCACTGAGCTGCCCAACTTCCCCACCATCATTGGCAACACCATGTGCACACACGACTTCTATGAAG GCCAGGGCAGACTGGATGGTGCTCTGTGCTCGTTCTCCACCGAGGAGAAGCTGGAATATCTGACGAGGGCCCATGAGGCTGGCATCAAGAACATTGAAATGGAGTCCACCGTCTTCGCTGCCATGTGTCGCGTCTGCAACCTCAAAG CGGCGGTGATCTGTGTGACTCTGTTGAACCGGTTGGAGGGTGATCAGATCTCCACACCCCATGATGTGCTGGTGGAATACCAGCAGAGACCTCAGTACCTGGTGGCTCATTTCATCAAGAAACACTTGGCACTGATCTAA